One window from the genome of Scyliorhinus torazame isolate Kashiwa2021f chromosome 3, sScyTor2.1, whole genome shotgun sequence encodes:
- the LOC140409386 gene encoding LOW QUALITY PROTEIN: protein FAM200A-like (The sequence of the model RefSeq protein was modified relative to this genomic sequence to represent the inferred CDS: inserted 1 base in 1 codon; deleted 2 bases in 1 codon; substituted 1 base at 1 genomic stop codon) gives MVQTSVTDQNSKSQGSSSCKQQQQKQPTMKEARAAALDIVRMVIDERFVEKVKCIPLSDSTVARPICDIAENLEAQLVTHLKSAQEFSIQLDESTDISGCATLLVYIRYVWHNEFVEDLLYYLTLPTHTTGAEIFEVLNSFVVGTCGLDWVRCRGIRRDGAANMTGKNSGVIVRIKEQLVXDIVWNHCFIYCEALASKGIPSDLQMVLKGIVKVVNFIKRSPLNTRLFDTLCSDMGAEHTHLLFHTEVCWLSSGQVLLRIYKLRYVIHAFLLKKLSSLVDSCADETWMLTMSYLAYTFSIVNELNLKVHGKDDDFFWHSEEIEAFQNTLKAWQLRVQSQNYHMFPILLQHIEENSSSKETVNGLASLVQXHLAALINNFCLYFRSEKFTILREKRWMKNTFEFETPESVLNLQLTPNEETEFLRLNCDSILKTRHKSMRLSAFWSSISEEYLELSKTRILLLLSFTMTCMCELRFSILTKVKTAQRSRLNPAYDMRIALSSCEPDWSGIVRTKQAQLSH, from the exons ATGGTGCAGACGAGTGTGACTGACCAAAACAGCAAATCACAAGGTAGCAGTAGCTGCAAGCAGCAACAGCAGAAACAACCAACCATG AAGGAAGCGAGGGCTGCAGCATTAGATATAGTTCGTATGGTCATAGATGAGAGGTtcgttgaaaaagtgaaatgcatcccacttagtgatagCACAGTGGCTCGTccaatttgtgatattgctgagaatttagaagcccagcttgtTACTCATTTAAAATCAGcgcaggagttctcaatacaactggatgaaagtacagataTTTCAGGTTGTGCAACCTTACTAGTTTAcattaggtatgtttggcacaatgaatttgttgaagatTTGCTGTACTACCTGACTTTACCAACCCACACGACTGGTGCAGAGATTTTTGAAGTGTTGAATAGTTTTGTGGTTGGAACGTGCGGGCTCGATTGGGTTCGTTGCAGAGGAATTAGACGtgatggagcagccaacatgactgggaaaaacagcggagttatagTAAGGATTAAGGAGCAGCTAg aggacattgtttggaatcattgttttatttactgtgaggcactggcatcgaaaggaattccatccgatcttcaaatggtgttgaaaggaattgtaaaagttgtgaatttcattaaacgcagccccctcaataccagactttttgacactctgtgttctgatatgggggctgagcatacacatttattgttccacacagaagtatGTTGGCTGTCAAGTGGTCAGGTGCTACTCAGAATTTACAAACTGAGGTATGTAATCCATGCTTTCCTCCtcaagaaattgtcctctctggttgATTCatgtgctgatgaaacttggatgctaactatgtcttaccttgcatacACCTTTTCAAttgtaaatgaactgaacctcaaagtgCATGGGAAGGATGATGATTTCTTTTGGCACTCTGAAGAAATCGAAGCTTTCCAAAATACATTGAAAGCTTGGCAAttgcgagtacaaagccaaaattACCACATGTTTCCCATACTGCTtcaacacatcgaagaaaacagcagtagtaaggaaactgtaaatggactggcaagccttgTTCAGTagcatctggctgcgctgatcaacaatTTTTGTCTCTATTTTCGA TCGGAGAAGTTTACGATTTTGAGAGAGAAGAGGTGGATGAAAAATACCTTTGAGTTTGAGACACCAGAATCAgttcttaacttgcagctgactccaaatgaagaaactgagtTTCTGCGCCTCAActgtgacagcatattaaaaacacggcacaagtcaatgaggctgtcagcattctggagtagcatctctgaggagtatctggagctgagtaaaacaagaatTTTGTTGCTTTTGTCTTTCACAATGACCTGCATGTGCGAGCTTagattttccatcctcacaaaggtgaagacagcacaaaggagccGGCTGAATCCTGCATATGATATGCGTATagccctctcttcctgtgaacctgattggagtgggatcgtgaggaccaagcaagcccagctctcgcattaa